In one window of Catalinimonas alkaloidigena DNA:
- a CDS encoding helix-turn-helix transcriptional regulator, which yields MRQQEVSRFYFDLSEAKPIHVLVNRHQDLQDRWFDMHYEFEVGVLISGRMKRQYLAHERLLQPGEVWLCGMWEPHGFELLELPCELVVFVIDPRYVAGSQLLNRDVLTPFQLEAAARPQIPPERRPEVVALAQHAKALFERQVDADWAKLLFFQLMLLLLEHWQPPAQHVRNFALEESIQPALRLVFEERRLITTAEAARCCHLSQSGFRTRFQDLMGTSFSDFALQYRLRGALAQLKDRGDTLEAVAEAWGFADASHLHKYVRKVQHDR from the coding sequence ATGAGGCAGCAGGAAGTCAGCCGGTTCTATTTCGACCTGAGCGAGGCAAAACCGATCCACGTTCTGGTCAATCGCCATCAGGATTTACAGGACCGGTGGTTCGACATGCACTACGAGTTCGAGGTGGGGGTATTGATCAGCGGCCGGATGAAACGCCAGTACCTCGCGCACGAGCGGCTCTTGCAGCCCGGCGAGGTCTGGTTGTGTGGGATGTGGGAACCTCACGGCTTTGAGTTGCTGGAGCTGCCCTGCGAACTGGTCGTGTTTGTGATCGACCCGCGCTACGTGGCCGGTAGTCAGTTGTTGAACCGGGATGTGCTGACGCCCTTTCAGCTGGAAGCCGCCGCACGTCCGCAAATTCCGCCCGAGCGACGCCCCGAAGTGGTGGCGCTGGCCCAACACGCGAAGGCGCTTTTCGAACGCCAGGTCGATGCCGACTGGGCCAAGCTCCTGTTTTTTCAGCTCATGCTGCTTCTGCTCGAACACTGGCAGCCTCCGGCGCAACACGTCCGCAACTTCGCGTTAGAAGAAAGTATCCAACCCGCCCTGCGGCTGGTTTTTGAGGAACGCCGCCTGATCACCACCGCCGAAGCGGCGCGCTGCTGTCATCTGTCGCAGTCGGGGTTTCGCACGCGGTTTCAGGACCTGATGGGGACGTCGTTTTCCGACTTCGCGCTGCAGTACCGCCTGCGGGGCGCGCTGGCGCAACTCAAAGACCGGGGCGATACGCTGGAAGCCGTGGCCGAAGCCTGGGGGTTTGCCGACGCCAGTCACCTGCACAAATACGTGCGGAAAGTGCAGCACGACCGCTGA
- a CDS encoding carbohydrate kinase family protein, translated as MEQQTYDVAVVADLCLDLLMTGNVAPIYGQVEQFVDDYAVELGGSAAIFASQFAKLGGTVGLLAAVGRDPFGDWLHHRLEALSLSTEYVFRTKLKTSVGLGLANGNDRAMLTYAGSMQALTPAVVTGSALLSHTRHVHIASYFLLTALQPYWHEVLPTLRPQGISVSLDTNWAPDEDWSSVVPLLPYVDLFMPNEAEALCISGQANVEDAARWLAQFGGLVVIKRGADGALICQHDALRHFAVPRDLREAMRLVDTTGAGDNFDAGMLFGWLRSEPLDACVALAMRCGTTSLSALGGIAGQVNLREKRLREARMK; from the coding sequence ATGGAACAGCAAACGTACGACGTAGCGGTGGTCGCGGACCTGTGTCTCGACCTGTTGATGACGGGCAACGTAGCGCCGATTTACGGACAGGTAGAACAGTTTGTTGACGACTACGCCGTAGAACTCGGCGGCTCGGCGGCCATTTTTGCGTCGCAGTTCGCCAAACTGGGCGGCACGGTCGGGCTGCTGGCGGCCGTCGGACGCGATCCGTTCGGCGACTGGCTGCACCACCGACTGGAAGCGCTGTCGCTCTCGACCGAGTACGTGTTTCGGACGAAGTTGAAAACTTCCGTGGGGCTGGGGCTGGCGAACGGAAACGACCGGGCCATGCTGACCTACGCGGGAAGCATGCAGGCCCTGACGCCGGCGGTGGTGACCGGATCGGCGCTGTTGTCGCACACCCGGCACGTACACATCGCCAGCTATTTTCTGCTGACCGCGCTGCAACCCTACTGGCACGAGGTGCTGCCGACCCTACGGCCGCAGGGCATCTCTGTCTCGCTGGATACCAACTGGGCCCCGGACGAGGACTGGTCGTCGGTGGTGCCGCTGTTGCCGTACGTAGACCTGTTTATGCCCAACGAGGCGGAAGCACTGTGCATTTCGGGACAGGCAAACGTAGAGGACGCCGCCCGGTGGCTGGCGCAGTTCGGAGGGCTGGTGGTGATAAAACGCGGGGCCGATGGGGCCTTGATCTGCCAGCACGATGCGCTGAGGCACTTCGCCGTTCCCCGCGACTTACGCGAGGCGATGCGTCTGGTCGATACCACCGGCGCTGGCGATAACTTCGATGCCGGGATGCTGTTCGGCTGGCTGCGAAGCGAACCGCTCGACGCCTGCGTGGCGCTGGCGATGCGGTGCGGCACCACGAGCCTCTCGGCCCTCGGCGGAATTGCCGGGCAGGTCAACTTACGGGAAAAGCGCCTCCGCGAAGCACGCATGAAGTAA
- a CDS encoding GMC oxidoreductase, translating to METEFDAIVIGSGISGGWAAKELCEQGLKTLLLERGRNVEHLKDYPTANWAPWQMPHRGRMTRAFLDENPLISKAAGFGEDTAHFFVRDADHPYVQQRPFDWIRGYQVGGKSLTWGRACQRWSDYEFKAPARDQYGIAWPIGYDDVAPWYTHVEKFIGVCGNHDGLDAMPDGDFLPPFDLNCVEQHMQASLRAQYPDRHLVQGRWAHLSEPKDIHLQQGRGQCQCRNLCMRGCPYGGYFSSVSSTIPWAANTGNLTLRPFSVVHSIVYDEATGKAAGVKVIDAQTKEELMFRARVIFVNASALNTNLILLNSRSARFPHGLGNDHDLLGRYVGFHLYRGYAQGRIEGFEDKYVYGRNPTECIIANYRNLYRNDQAFKGGYTTFTGAYRVRKDHAPGEVQLGGEYKDRLSEAGDWYVYMYMQGETMPKASNRVYLSEDETDPWGIPKLVTDVGYDENDEKMIADFLQESRQMLTAMGCQDISTHDNHQAPGLDIHEMGGARMGHDPKTSLLNAHNQLHACPNVFVTDGACMTSTGNQSPSILYMALTARAATYAAAQVKQGTL from the coding sequence ATGGAAACGGAATTTGATGCCATCGTCATCGGGTCGGGCATCTCGGGTGGATGGGCGGCCAAAGAATTGTGTGAACAGGGCCTGAAAACGCTGCTCCTGGAGCGGGGCCGTAACGTCGAGCACCTGAAAGATTACCCCACGGCCAACTGGGCCCCCTGGCAGATGCCCCACCGCGGGCGGATGACGCGCGCCTTTCTGGACGAAAATCCGCTGATTTCCAAAGCGGCCGGATTCGGGGAAGATACGGCGCACTTTTTCGTTCGCGATGCCGATCATCCCTACGTCCAGCAACGGCCGTTCGACTGGATTCGCGGCTATCAGGTCGGGGGCAAGTCTCTGACCTGGGGGCGGGCCTGCCAGCGGTGGAGCGACTACGAATTCAAAGCGCCTGCGCGCGACCAGTACGGCATTGCGTGGCCCATCGGTTACGACGACGTGGCCCCCTGGTACACGCACGTCGAAAAATTTATCGGGGTGTGTGGCAACCACGACGGTCTCGACGCCATGCCCGACGGCGACTTTCTGCCGCCCTTCGACCTCAACTGTGTGGAACAACACATGCAGGCATCGCTCCGTGCGCAGTATCCCGATCGGCACCTTGTGCAGGGACGGTGGGCCCACCTGAGCGAACCGAAAGACATTCACCTGCAACAGGGACGCGGGCAGTGCCAGTGCCGGAACCTCTGCATGCGAGGCTGTCCCTACGGAGGCTATTTCAGTTCGGTCTCTTCTACGATTCCCTGGGCCGCCAACACCGGCAACCTGACCCTCCGGCCGTTTTCTGTGGTGCACTCCATCGTGTACGACGAAGCGACCGGCAAGGCCGCGGGCGTGAAGGTGATCGACGCCCAGACGAAAGAAGAACTGATGTTTCGGGCGCGTGTGATTTTTGTCAACGCCTCGGCGCTGAACACCAACCTCATTCTGCTCAACTCCCGGTCGGCGCGCTTTCCCCACGGGCTGGGCAACGACCACGATCTGCTGGGGCGTTACGTCGGGTTTCACCTGTACCGGGGCTACGCGCAAGGGCGCATCGAAGGCTTCGAAGACAAATACGTTTACGGGCGGAACCCCACCGAGTGCATCATCGCCAACTACCGGAATCTGTACCGGAACGACCAGGCTTTCAAGGGCGGCTACACCACCTTCACCGGGGCCTATCGCGTGCGGAAAGACCACGCGCCGGGCGAAGTGCAACTTGGCGGGGAGTACAAAGACCGGCTCAGCGAGGCGGGCGACTGGTACGTCTACATGTACATGCAGGGGGAAACCATGCCCAAAGCCTCGAACCGTGTGTACCTGAGCGAAGACGAAACCGACCCGTGGGGTATTCCGAAGCTGGTGACCGACGTAGGATACGACGAAAACGACGAGAAGATGATCGCCGACTTTTTGCAGGAGAGCCGCCAGATGCTGACGGCCATGGGGTGTCAGGACATCTCTACGCACGACAACCACCAGGCCCCCGGCCTCGACATCCACGAAATGGGCGGGGCGCGGATGGGCCACGATCCCAAAACCTCGCTGCTGAATGCACACAACCAACTGCACGCCTGCCCGAACGTTTTCGTGACGGATGGGGCCTGCATGACCAGCACGGGCAACCAGAGTCCGTCGATTCTGTACATGGCGCTGACCGCGCGGGCGGCTACCTACGCGGCGGCGCAGGTCAAACAAGGAACTTTATAA
- a CDS encoding Gfo/Idh/MocA family protein, with protein sequence MDKKVGVGLIGSQFITTIHAEALKSVADAEVRAVMSPTAGHAQAFAEKFGIPRHFTDLDQMLAQDDIDMVVIGAPNYLHCDITLKAAAAGKHIVVEKPFCMNLAEADRMIAACRDAKVKLMYAEELCFTPKYVRLKALLDEGALGRPVFFKQSEKHDGPHADHFWDVERSGGGVTMDMGCHAIQFFRWLNGDHAITSVYAQMNTSVHADKTEGDDNALLILEFENGVVALAEESWTKLGGMDDRAEIHGSEGVAYADVLQGNSIQTYSTKGVGYAVEKAGNTVGWSFTMYEEIWNYGFPQEFAHFVDCVKHDKQPLVTGEDGRAVLEVIFAAYASAGTGQKVALPFRTDADKPYKLWKKRE encoded by the coding sequence ATGGATAAAAAAGTAGGAGTAGGCCTGATCGGCTCCCAGTTCATCACCACCATCCATGCCGAAGCGCTGAAGTCTGTCGCCGATGCCGAAGTCCGGGCCGTGATGTCGCCCACCGCCGGCCACGCGCAGGCGTTTGCTGAGAAGTTCGGCATTCCGCGGCACTTCACCGACCTGGACCAGATGCTGGCGCAGGACGACATCGACATGGTGGTAATCGGCGCTCCCAACTACCTGCACTGCGACATCACCCTGAAGGCCGCCGCAGCCGGAAAACACATCGTGGTCGAGAAGCCGTTCTGCATGAACCTGGCCGAAGCCGACCGGATGATTGCCGCCTGTCGTGACGCGAAGGTGAAGCTGATGTACGCCGAAGAGCTTTGTTTCACCCCGAAGTACGTACGCCTCAAAGCGCTGTTGGACGAAGGCGCTCTGGGCAGACCGGTGTTTTTCAAGCAGTCGGAGAAACACGACGGACCGCACGCCGACCACTTCTGGGATGTGGAGCGGTCGGGCGGGGGCGTCACGATGGACATGGGCTGCCACGCCATTCAGTTCTTCCGGTGGCTGAACGGGGACCATGCCATTACGTCGGTCTACGCGCAGATGAACACCAGCGTCCACGCGGACAAAACCGAGGGCGACGACAACGCCCTCCTGATCCTGGAATTTGAAAACGGCGTTGTGGCCCTGGCCGAAGAGAGCTGGACCAAACTGGGCGGCATGGACGACCGGGCCGAAATTCACGGGTCGGAAGGGGTGGCGTACGCCGATGTGTTGCAAGGCAACTCCATCCAGACCTACAGCACCAAAGGCGTGGGGTACGCGGTGGAAAAAGCCGGCAATACGGTCGGCTGGAGTTTCACGATGTACGAGGAGATCTGGAACTACGGCTTTCCGCAGGAATTCGCCCATTTTGTCGATTGTGTGAAACACGACAAGCAACCCCTGGTGACCGGAGAAGACGGCCGGGCGGTGCTCGAAGTAATTTTTGCGGCCTACGCCTCGGCCGGTACGGGCCAGAAAGTGGCGCTGCCGTTCCGGACCGATGCCGACAAACCCTACAAACTCTGGAAAAAAAGAGAATGA
- a CDS encoding galactosamine-6-phosphate isomerase, whose amino-acid sequence MNITYWEDYAQMSVRAAALVLAEITQKPNLLLCAATGHSPAGLYEELVEHAASNPALFGQLRVVKLDEWGGVSPQSPISCEHYLQTRLVQPLRIAPERYLSFRSEAADPAEECQRVQEALDQVGPLDVCILGIGQNGHLALNEPHPTLEPLCHVAQLSDTTLHHPMFQGEAAPSFGLTLGMQALLQARKVILLVAGAHKEQAREALLSGKITTALPASFLWLHRDVECLVVKA is encoded by the coding sequence ATGAACATCACGTACTGGGAGGATTACGCTCAGATGAGCGTACGCGCTGCGGCTCTGGTGCTCGCAGAGATTACTCAAAAGCCTAACCTGCTGCTGTGCGCGGCTACGGGCCACTCGCCGGCGGGCCTCTACGAGGAGCTGGTCGAACACGCCGCCTCGAACCCCGCGCTGTTTGGGCAACTGCGGGTCGTGAAACTCGACGAGTGGGGTGGAGTGTCGCCTCAGTCGCCCATCTCGTGCGAGCACTACCTGCAAACCCGGTTGGTGCAGCCGCTGCGCATTGCGCCCGAGCGCTACCTGTCGTTCCGGTCCGAGGCGGCCGACCCTGCCGAAGAGTGTCAGCGCGTTCAGGAGGCGCTCGATCAGGTCGGCCCGCTCGACGTCTGCATTCTGGGCATCGGCCAGAACGGACACCTCGCGTTGAACGAACCGCATCCCACCCTGGAGCCGCTGTGTCACGTCGCGCAGCTGTCGGACACTACCTTGCATCACCCCATGTTTCAGGGCGAAGCGGCTCCGTCGTTCGGGCTTACGCTGGGCATGCAGGCGTTGTTGCAGGCCAGGAAAGTCATTTTGCTGGTGGCGGGCGCACACAAAGAACAGGCGCGGGAAGCACTCCTGTCGGGGAAAATTACCACGGCATTACCCGCCTCGTTCCTGTGGCTGCACCGCGATGTGGAATGCCTCGTGGTGAAAGCGTAA
- a CDS encoding DUF2911 domain-containing protein, translated as MQSRTPVFLALLLFVLAACATQPTNIAKVERGAMITLLGTDTLALEQFEYTPAALRADAVIRSPQTQLSHYFLQFNQTGGLYRYEATTETPAGETLRREVYEPTPTGDSVQVTLTEGGRTEQRRIARQEPMLPFVEMVHWPFELMLRRADATRQDSLVQTLFTERGLLSFVVRKTGSGEMTVTHPYRGTMEVKVDDDGQLIQLDAGATTRKLTVKRLYNVDVDRFAQHFAAQENAGHPFGPLSGRGTAEATVQGAHLKLDYGQPAKRGREIFGTLVPWNEVWRTGANRATHLATDRTLRFGDLDVPPGEYTLFTIPAPSGGTLIISRQTGQNGNAYDPTHDLGRVPMRIGKLAAPVELFTIQVQETPDGGALHLQWDRAQFTVPFTVTAAN; from the coding sequence ATGCAATCTCGTACCCCCGTTTTTTTAGCCTTGCTGCTGTTTGTGCTCGCCGCCTGCGCTACCCAACCGACCAACATAGCCAAAGTGGAACGCGGTGCCATGATTACCCTGCTCGGCACCGATACGCTCGCGCTGGAGCAGTTCGAATACACCCCGGCGGCGCTCCGGGCCGATGCCGTGATCCGCTCCCCCCAAACCCAGCTCAGCCATTATTTTCTGCAATTCAACCAGACCGGCGGGCTTTACCGCTACGAAGCCACGACCGAAACGCCGGCCGGTGAAACCCTCCGGCGGGAAGTATACGAACCCACCCCTACCGGCGACAGCGTGCAGGTCACCCTTACCGAAGGCGGCCGGACCGAACAGCGACGCATCGCGCGGCAGGAGCCCATGCTGCCGTTTGTAGAAATGGTCCACTGGCCTTTTGAACTGATGCTCCGGCGCGCCGACGCTACGCGACAAGACAGCCTCGTCCAGACGCTTTTTACCGAGCGCGGACTTTTATCGTTCGTGGTGCGCAAGACCGGTTCCGGCGAAATGACCGTGACGCATCCCTATCGGGGCACGATGGAAGTGAAGGTGGACGACGATGGACAATTGATTCAACTGGATGCGGGGGCAACCACCCGCAAGCTTACCGTCAAGCGTCTTTACAACGTGGATGTAGATCGGTTTGCGCAACACTTCGCCGCGCAGGAAAACGCCGGACATCCGTTTGGGCCGCTTTCGGGTCGGGGTACGGCCGAAGCCACGGTACAGGGCGCTCACCTGAAACTCGATTACGGACAACCGGCCAAGCGGGGGCGCGAGATTTTCGGGACGCTGGTGCCCTGGAACGAAGTGTGGCGGACCGGTGCCAACCGCGCCACGCACTTGGCAACCGACCGCACGCTGCGCTTCGGCGACCTGGATGTGCCACCCGGCGAGTACACCCTCTTTACAATCCCCGCCCCCAGCGGCGGCACGCTGATCATCAGCCGACAAACGGGGCAGAACGGCAATGCCTACGACCCGACACACGACCTGGGACGGGTGCCCATGCGCATCGGGAAGCTGGCCGCTCCGGTCGAACTGTTCACCATTCAGGTGCAGGAAACGCCCGACGGCGGTGCGTTGCACCTCCAATGGGACCGCGCCCAGTTTACCGTGCCCTTTACCGTAACGGCAGCTAACTAA
- a CDS encoding SDR family oxidoreductase — MILITGATGHFGTDAIDFLLQTTDAAQLAALARHPEKAAPLRAKGIDVRQGDYNDYDSLVRAFQGVEKLLFVSSSDLVNRDAQHANVVKAAQAAGVKHVIYTSFQRKSDDPNSPLGSVAQQHLATEEHLKASGMTYTFLRNSLYMDVLPMFIGDNVLETGTIYLPAGEGKAAYASRRDMAEAAARVLTSEGHTNRSYEIANVTSYSFQDIATLLSDLTGQPIAYHAPSVEVFQKTLSEAGVPEQAIGFTVGFCQAIQQGEFDLPTSDLETLLGHAPTSARDFLKTVYQHA, encoded by the coding sequence ACCGACGCTGCTCAGCTGGCCGCGCTGGCCCGCCATCCGGAGAAAGCCGCGCCGCTACGCGCCAAAGGCATCGACGTACGGCAGGGCGACTACAACGACTACGACTCGCTCGTGCGGGCTTTCCAGGGCGTTGAGAAACTGTTGTTTGTTTCCAGCAGCGATCTGGTCAACCGCGATGCGCAGCATGCGAACGTGGTGAAAGCAGCGCAGGCAGCGGGCGTGAAACACGTGATTTACACGAGCTTCCAGCGCAAAAGCGACGACCCCAATTCGCCTCTCGGTTCGGTCGCGCAGCAGCACTTGGCTACGGAAGAGCACCTGAAGGCCTCGGGCATGACCTATACCTTCCTTCGCAACAGTCTGTACATGGACGTGTTGCCGATGTTCATTGGCGACAACGTCCTGGAAACCGGCACGATCTACCTACCGGCCGGCGAAGGGAAAGCCGCCTATGCTTCGCGTCGCGACATGGCCGAAGCCGCCGCCCGCGTGCTCACCTCCGAGGGGCACACCAATCGGTCGTACGAAATCGCCAACGTCACCTCGTATTCGTTTCAGGACATCGCGACTCTCCTGAGTGACCTGACCGGCCAGCCCATCGCGTACCACGCCCCGTCGGTCGAAGTGTTTCAGAAGACGCTCAGCGAGGCAGGCGTACCCGAGCAAGCGATCGGCTTTACGGTGGGCTTTTGTCAGGCCATCCAACAGGGCGAATTCGACCTACCCACGTCCGATCTGGAAACCCTGTTGGGCCATGCCCCAACCTCGGCGCGCGACTTTCTGAAGACGGTTTACCAGCACGCGTAA